A genomic region of Runella rosea contains the following coding sequences:
- the hemN gene encoding oxygen-independent coproporphyrinogen III oxidase — MNSQLLQKYNVPGPRYTSYPTVPYWDKTPVTDERWKNLVNDTFEVSNATQGISLYIHLPFCERLCTYCGCNTRITVNHKVEHPYIDALLKEWQLYTDFLPTRPQLREIHLGGGTPTFFSPENLKRLINGLLEKADVHPDSEFGFEAHPANTTDEHLAALYEVGFRRISIGVQDFNPIVLELINRPQTYEQVQHLTEKAREIGYNSVNYDLVYGLPQQQISTVAKTINEVIQLRPDRIALYSYAHVPWVKPGQRKFTEMDLPDAAKKLAIYDNCREALETAGYTDIGMDHFSLPTDGLYEAVQQKRLHRNFMGYTTTQTNLLIGLGVSAISDCWWGYAQNEKTVEKYYERLKSNELPLFRGHVLTREDLILRRHIQRLMCNFETSWYDSKEQCKELYDALTRLEEPEKDELVIIEPYHLTVTEKGRNFIRNISMAFDARLWNDIPQTAIFSQVF; from the coding sequence ATGAACAGTCAACTCTTACAAAAATATAATGTCCCAGGCCCGCGCTATACGAGTTACCCCACGGTGCCTTATTGGGATAAAACACCTGTAACTGACGAGCGTTGGAAAAACCTCGTAAACGATACTTTTGAAGTAAGCAACGCCACTCAGGGCATTAGCTTATATATACATTTGCCATTTTGCGAGCGTCTTTGCACCTATTGCGGCTGCAATACCCGCATCACGGTCAATCACAAAGTAGAGCACCCCTATATTGATGCGCTGTTGAAAGAATGGCAACTTTACACTGATTTTTTACCTACTCGTCCCCAACTGCGGGAAATTCACTTGGGCGGAGGTACTCCTACTTTTTTTAGTCCCGAAAACCTAAAAAGACTCATTAATGGCTTGCTCGAAAAGGCCGATGTTCACCCCGATTCCGAATTTGGCTTTGAAGCACATCCCGCAAATACGACCGATGAGCACTTGGCAGCGCTTTACGAAGTTGGCTTTCGACGCATAAGTATTGGAGTACAAGACTTTAACCCGATTGTTTTAGAACTTATCAACCGTCCGCAAACCTACGAACAGGTGCAACACCTGACCGAAAAAGCACGCGAAATCGGTTACAATTCGGTCAATTATGATTTAGTGTATGGGTTGCCCCAGCAACAAATCAGTACCGTGGCAAAGACTATCAATGAAGTGATTCAATTGCGCCCCGACCGGATTGCACTTTACAGCTACGCACACGTGCCTTGGGTAAAACCCGGACAGCGTAAGTTTACGGAAATGGATTTGCCCGATGCCGCCAAAAAACTGGCGATTTACGACAATTGTCGGGAAGCTTTAGAAACAGCTGGTTATACCGACATCGGTATGGATCATTTTTCTTTACCGACAGATGGTCTCTACGAAGCCGTTCAACAAAAACGCCTCCATCGCAATTTTATGGGTTATACCACCACCCAAACCAATTTGCTGATTGGTCTGGGCGTATCAGCCATTAGTGATTGTTGGTGGGGCTATGCACAAAATGAAAAGACCGTTGAGAAGTATTACGAACGACTGAAATCCAACGAACTTCCTTTGTTTAGAGGCCACGTGCTAACCCGCGAAGACCTGATACTGCGCCGTCACATCCAACGATTGATGTGCAATTTTGAAACGTCTTGGTACGATTCTAAAGAGCAGTGTAAAGAACTATATGATGCCCTTACAAGATTAGAAGAACCTGAAAAAGATGAGTTGGTTATTATCGAGCCGTATCATCTTACCGTTACTGAAAAAGGGAGAAATTTTATACGCAACATCAGTATGGCTTTCGATGCCCGCCTTTGGAATGACATTCCACAGACGGCAATCTTCAGTCAGGTGTTTTAA
- a CDS encoding type II toxin-antitoxin system VapC family toxin, producing MNLLFDTNIILQVTRKEGGLELLKKLNPDDQLIYISFVNVAEIQSIAYRKGWNEVKSGRLETFLNIVRVIDISDILLPSYVGIDAYSQRNHPDYTHYPFRTPRNMGKNDLWIAATASLLNLELVTTDGDFDHLQDSFLNLRKITPAFFQP from the coding sequence ATGAATTTGCTTTTTGATACCAATATTATTCTTCAGGTAACTCGCAAAGAAGGAGGTTTGGAGCTTCTCAAAAAGCTCAATCCTGACGACCAATTAATTTATATTTCCTTTGTAAATGTAGCCGAAATTCAATCTATTGCCTATCGAAAGGGCTGGAATGAGGTAAAATCAGGACGTCTGGAAACGTTTTTGAACATTGTCCGGGTAATTGACATAAGCGATATTCTGTTACCTTCTTACGTTGGTATAGATGCTTACAGTCAACGCAACCATCCAGATTATACACATTACCCTTTTCGCACTCCACGAAATATGGGTAAAAACGACTTATGGATTGCGGCTACGGCCTCGCTTCTCAATCTTGAGCTTGTCACCACCGACGGAGACTTTGACCATCTACAAGACAGTTTTCTAAATCTTCGCAAAATCACCCCTGCCTTTTTTCAACCTTAA